One Cherax quadricarinatus isolate ZL_2023a chromosome 17, ASM3850222v1, whole genome shotgun sequence genomic window carries:
- the LOC128686358 gene encoding guanine nucleotide-binding protein subunit beta-like protein 1, whose protein sequence is MSKPAPDPVFVLRGAKSPVMSVAFLQPSEGGKVEKLAAGTQDGDMLIWDLKTKCVVKEWSSNSSSSVQWLYSHSLEELWAHERHCSIKVWDISASVPQVKVQYPISEYLGFSQSHFTTLDNYRSLLAIPGPNQEGVTVWDVDTKAKVCSLLPPDPPKCGSLMQVRWVKAARNNSLLVAYESGHISLWNWENSSIITEVHVSENPLCLTFDDNIQIGIIGTASEKVFIFCISSELIMSVVKELCITNAGLSSCIIRPDGKLLVTGGWDSRIRVFSSKKFKPLAVLHYHKKTIECLAYSPCDVEHFGLGFLLAAGSSDKSISLWNVFNV, encoded by the exons ATGAGCAAGCCAGCCCCTGATCCTGTGTTTGTTTTGAGAGGTGCCAAATCACCTGTGATGTCAGTTGCTTTCCTCCAACCATCAGAGGGAGGAAAAGTTGAAAAGCTTGCTGCAGGCACTCAAGATGGTGACATGCTGATCTGGGATCTAAAG ACCAAATGTGTAGTTAAGGAATGGTCAAGTAATTCCAGCTCATCTGTACAATGGTTATATAGTCATTCACTGGAAGAGCTGTGGGCACATGAAAGACATTGCAGTATCAAAGTTTGGGACATCAGTGCCTCAGTTCCTCAAGTTAAAGTTCAATATCCAATTAGTGAATATCTTGGCTTTAGTCAGTCTCATTTCACTACTTTGGATAATTACAGAAGTTTACTTGCCATACCTGGACCTAATCAGGAAGGTGTCACTGTTTGGGATGTAGACACAAAAGCTAAAGTATGCTCTTTGTTGCCTCCTGATCCCCCAAAGTGTGGAAGTCTCATGCAAGTAAGGTGGGTGAAAGCTGCAAGAAATAACTCTCTTCTTGTTGCATATGAAAGTGGGCATATTTCTTTATGGAACTGGGAGAACAGCAGTATCATTACTGAGGTTCATGTTTCTGAAAATCCTTTATGTTTAACATTTGATGATAATATTCAGATAGGAATAATTGGAACTGCATCAGAaaaagtgtttatattttgtaTTAGCAGTGAATTGATAATGAGTGTTGTGAAAGAATTGTGTATTACTAATGCTGGTCTGTCGTCATGCATTATAAGACCAGATGGAAAGCTTCTTGTAACAGGAGGCTGGGACTCTCGTATCCGTGTGTTTTCTAGCAAAAAATTTAAGCCGTTAGCTGTTTTACACTACCACAAAAAAACAATTGAATGCCTGGCTTATTCTCCATGTGACGTTGAGCACTTTGGATTAGGATTTCTGCTTGCAGCTGGTTCGTCAGACAAGAGTATATCATTATGGAATGTATTCAATGTGTAA